The genome window ATGAACAACTGGAGTCATAGCAGAACAAACTCCAGGACTGATCATTACGTCCAAACACACACTCCTTACCCTCTCCCTTCCTGCTGATGCTCTTATATGTAACTGATACATCAACCGGACCACTCCACTCAACCTCCCAGTAACAGCGTCCACTCACACTCTCATTACACAACACCTGATGATAATCATCAAATCTGTCTGGATGATCAGGATACGGCTGGACTGTGTTAGTGTAAGTAATCACTCTGTTCCCCTCAGACAGATGGAGACGTTTATGTGCTGTGTTTTGATCAAGATAGAACTGATGATAATCTGATGGTGAAAATCAAGAAAATTTCAAtcattaaaatgaaacttatttACAGGTAACAGAATGTACATAATTTAGagaaataatctgatctgtttATCTCACTGTTATATTCATCATAATcatgtgtgtgttgtttgtgaagtgTAAACATGATATTCATTGTCAAAGTCCCAAAAATTagaatttgtttttatagaAACATTGTTTGcatgtaaaatgaaaataaacagcTTTTTGATCTCAGATAAGTTTCACTGTGGGCAAGCATATAAatgttgtttgtgtttattcTTCACATTTAGTttgatttattattataaagGAAAGTGGTTGAGACTCACATTTTAGGAACTGCTCCCTGGTCTTGGGCTCAGGAGTAACTACATTATACCAACAAAAAATCATTAAGACagcaatattttgcatttctaaaaaatataatattgttaCTATATGATGTGTGACTTTGTAGCTGGATTATTGCTGATAAAATACTGTAGAAGAAATAGGTGCTTTACCTCTATTAAATATCGTTTCTATCTGTTCTCCAAAGAAATCCTCCAGTTTCTCTCTCAGATGAGACACAGATTTTCCTACATCATCAAAAGAGATGAGAGAGCTGACAGTGATGCTGAGTGAGTCTGAAGATCCAGGAGGAACAGAGAGAGACTGAAAActctacacaaacacaaagacaaacaacacaaacataaacTGATGACACTGAAACATTTCATAGAAAATATAATCTCGGTAAAACATGCTCTTCACTTCTTAAAGATCACTGTTGTGTTTTTCAGATCTCTGTTACCTGGAGGAAATGAATGTgatcatctgtgtgtgaaagCTGCTCCAGCTCAGCGTCTCTCCTCCTCAGATCATCAATCtcctgctccagtcgcttcaaGAGTCCTTCAGCTTCACTCACTGCAGTCTtttcctgatctctgatcagcTGTGTCACCTCAGATCGTCTTCTCTCAATGGATGTGATCAGTTGAGTAAAGATCCTCTCAGTGTCGTCCACTGCTGTCTGTGCAGAGCGCTGTTAGGACACACCGAGAGAGGAGCATTAGAATCAGCAGCATTCATTCAGCTCTTACTAGTACATCACACAGTCTGTTACACACAGTGAACTTCAGTGAAAGTCATCCAGCACTGAACTCCTCACTGACTGATTGGATGAGAGTCTTAACTGAGTCTGAAACAGATCTGAAACAGCAGACAGCAGTTGTTCTTCTGATCAAAACTCACCTTATGAGTCTTAACAGCATCTCTCAGCTCCTGAAGCTTCTTCTGGCTCTCCTGGATTCTCTGCTGGTATTTTCTCTGTGTCGCATTCAGTTGTTTCTGTTGAATGTggaaaatgattaaaaatgtacattagAGTGATTTTTTACTAGTTAAACTCTGTGAATCCAACTTTGCGTGACGGGTCAAACATGACGTCTTCACAATAtccttttatttaaaaaaatgatgtgtgTTATATTTAAATCACTCCCCTAGTTCCGGGTCTAAAATTTCTTattttgacttattataaaatattcctttaatttttaatggtctgtcatggaccccagtaacacatatgagatactgtttgaaagcttagagtctctactttctgcagatatgcatcactttgagttTACTTTAAGAAAGTTAATTACACTTAATTTGcactatcacccccccatattttttatatgatttaatattcacatatttcatatttttcaagtatgacaaacatgggcaagtcctatatcaaatgaaagctctcattctccggaataaggctacatcgttatttttgttctattatcaaaACATGTCCAACAAtcattgaatgaataataaggtaaaaaaatggtcttttgtaaacatatgtgaaacttgagtgtgaactgcctcagatagcacatatagccacaaatgctacaccatctt of Misgurnus anguillicaudatus chromosome 2, ASM2758022v2, whole genome shotgun sequence contains these proteins:
- the LOC141350612 gene encoding tripartite motif-containing protein 16-like translates to MAEANVHLSQDQFICSICLDLLKDPVTIPCGHSYCMSCITDFWDQDDLKRDYSCPQCRQTFNTRPVLGKNTMLAEVVEKLKKTKLQAARPDHCYTEPGDVKCDVCTERKHKAVKSCLVCLNSYCQNHFERHEELQSGKRHKVINATGRLQQMICPQHEKLLEIYCKTDQLCICYLCMVGKHKNHHTISAEEERTKKQKQLNATQRKYQQRIQESQKKLQELRDAVKTHKRSAQTAVDDTERIFTQLITSIERRRSEVTQLIRDQEKTAVSEAEGLLKRLEQEIDDLRRRDAELEQLSHTDDHIHFLQSFQSLSVPPGSSDSLSITVSSLISFDDVGKSVSHLREKLEDFFGEQIETIFNRVTPEPKTREQFLKYYHQFYLDQNTAHKRLHLSEGNRVITYTNTVQPYPDHPDRFDDYHQVLCNESVSGRCYWEVEWSGPVDVSVTYKSISRKGEGKECVFGRNDQSWSLFCYDSSCSFKHNNNQTDLPVVSRSSRIGVYVDHSAGSLSFYSVSDTMTLIHRVNTTFTKPLYPGFYVYGSVKLYDLTFRCIIQ